One window of Nocardia nova SH22a genomic DNA carries:
- a CDS encoding DUF3710 domain-containing protein: MADEYASDEYAEYDADEYESDEYADDYEESDEYAVDADDEDAEPRTGPFDYEEVADILDEISEQRLDLGSIILPVPDGGQLQVEMTPDGTPQAVHLATPHGRLTVAAYAAPKSPGQWRTVATDLAESLRADGAQVSVQTGPWGRELHAITEGADLRFIGIDGYRWMVRLVAAGPSGAADEDTPLVAAARGLLADTVVRRGEEPMPVREPLPVVLPQELADQLIAAHQQQVEAQQQAAAAQAAAAEAAATGTFPAVTAEQQGPRRSTEGSAMQQLGRN, encoded by the coding sequence GTGGCCGACGAGTACGCGAGCGACGAGTACGCCGAGTACGACGCGGACGAATACGAGTCCGACGAGTACGCCGACGACTACGAGGAGTCCGACGAGTACGCCGTCGATGCCGACGACGAGGACGCCGAACCCCGTACGGGTCCGTTCGACTACGAGGAGGTCGCCGACATCCTCGACGAGATCTCCGAACAGCGCCTGGATCTCGGCTCGATCATCCTGCCCGTTCCGGACGGCGGCCAGCTGCAGGTGGAGATGACTCCGGACGGCACCCCGCAGGCGGTGCATCTCGCGACTCCGCACGGGCGCCTGACGGTCGCGGCGTATGCGGCGCCGAAATCGCCCGGCCAGTGGCGGACGGTGGCCACCGATCTGGCCGAATCGCTGCGCGCCGACGGCGCCCAGGTTTCGGTCCAGACCGGTCCGTGGGGCCGCGAGCTGCACGCGATCACCGAGGGGGCCGATCTGCGGTTCATCGGCATCGACGGCTATCGCTGGATGGTGCGGCTGGTCGCGGCCGGTCCCTCGGGCGCGGCCGACGAGGACACCCCGCTGGTGGCGGCGGCCCGCGGCCTGCTCGCCGACACCGTGGTCCGGCGCGGCGAGGAGCCGATGCCGGTGCGCGAACCGCTGCCGGTGGTGCTGCCGCAGGAACTGGCCGATCAGCTCATCGCGGCGCATCAGCAGCAGGTCGAGGCGCAGCAGCAGGCGGCCGCGGCACAGGCGGCCGCCGCCGAGGCCGCGGCGACCGGAACCTTCCCGGCCGTCACCGCCGAACAGCAGGGACCGCGGCGCAGTACCGAGGGGTCGGCCATGCAACAGCTGGGCCGCAACTGA
- the dut gene encoding dUTP diphosphatase produces the protein MTGIAPIPLLRLDPGVPVPTRAHPGDAGVDLCTTEDVILDPGERVLVGTGIAVALPMGTVGLVHPRSGLAAKTGLSIVNSPGTIDAGYRGEIKVCLINHDPRTPIQLRRGDRIAQLLVQRVELADFEEVDQLDDTARGTGGHGSSGGHASLSGPAGAERTGREA, from the coding sequence GTGACCGGAATTGCACCCATACCCCTGCTGCGGCTCGATCCCGGCGTCCCGGTGCCCACGCGCGCGCACCCGGGCGATGCCGGAGTGGATTTGTGCACCACCGAAGACGTGATCCTGGATCCGGGCGAGCGGGTACTGGTCGGCACCGGAATCGCGGTCGCACTGCCGATGGGGACCGTGGGCCTCGTGCATCCGCGTTCGGGTCTGGCGGCCAAGACGGGTCTGTCGATCGTCAACAGTCCCGGCACCATCGATGCCGGATACCGGGGCGAGATCAAGGTGTGCCTGATCAACCACGACCCGCGCACCCCGATCCAATTGCGCCGCGGGGACCGGATCGCGCAGTTGCTGGTGCAGCGGGTCGAACTGGCGGACTTCGAAGAGGTCGATCAGCTCGACGACACCGCGCGTGGCACGGGCGGTCACGGGTCCAGCGGCGGGCACGCGAGCCTGTCCGGCCCGGCCGGTGCGGAGCGCACCGGACGGGAGGCGTGA